Proteins encoded by one window of Emticicia oligotrophica DSM 17448:
- a CDS encoding S9 family peptidase encodes MSNQSRMQNLGINPPTVQQKPKELTIHNHTRIDNYYWLNEQENPEVLAYLNAENAYLEQVMAPVKPLQEQLFQEMKGRIKEQDESVPVKDGEYFYYVKYIEGGEYPIYCRKKGSLEATEEVLLDGNEMGKGKKYFNIGGYEITDDDSIIAYGVDTVSRRNYTVRFKNLITGEIYKDQIKNTEGGSYAWAADNKTFFYILRDPKTLLGYQVWRHTLGTDTKNDVLVYEEKDNQYYMGLYKMKSKKYIAIVSDHNGIASEYQLLDANNPTRACQTFLPRERGHEYAIEHFEDKFYVRTNLNHALNFKLMEVSEDKTADLTSWKTVIEHRPEVYLESMEVFKNHLVIQEIFQGLSQIRIINQQTKEEHFLNFGEPTYDANIGLNPSFNTSVLRFSYTSLTTPNSTFDYDMETRVKELKKQQTVLGGFDKENYVSERVFVTARDGANVPVSIVYRKDTKLDGTAPLLQYAYGSYGMSTEAAFGSSRLSLLNRGFVYAIAHIRGGQEMGREWYENGKMFKKINTFYDFIDCSEFLIANKYCSPEKLFALGGSAGGLLMGAIINLRPDLYRGVVASVPFVDVVTTMLDDTIPLTTGEYEEWGNPNNKDSYEYMLSYSPYDNVEAKEYPNLLVTTGLHDSQVQYFEPAKWVAKLRSTKTDNNLLLMHINMAAGHGGASGRFATLREVAMEYAFLIDLAGIVE; translated from the coding sequence ATGAGTAATCAATCAAGAATGCAAAATTTAGGAATAAATCCACCAACAGTTCAACAAAAACCAAAAGAATTAACCATTCATAATCATACAAGAATTGATAATTATTATTGGCTTAATGAGCAAGAAAACCCCGAGGTTTTAGCTTATCTGAATGCCGAAAATGCTTATCTCGAGCAAGTAATGGCACCAGTAAAGCCACTTCAAGAGCAACTTTTTCAGGAAATGAAAGGGAGAATCAAGGAGCAGGATGAATCTGTCCCTGTAAAAGATGGTGAATACTTTTATTATGTAAAATACATAGAAGGAGGGGAGTACCCGATTTATTGTCGCAAGAAAGGCTCGCTTGAGGCCACAGAAGAGGTCTTGCTCGATGGCAACGAAATGGGTAAAGGTAAAAAGTATTTTAATATCGGAGGTTACGAAATAACAGATGATGATTCAATCATTGCCTATGGGGTAGATACGGTAAGCCGTAGAAATTATACGGTAAGATTTAAAAACTTAATTACAGGAGAAATTTACAAAGACCAAATCAAGAATACTGAAGGAGGAAGTTATGCTTGGGCGGCTGATAATAAGACCTTTTTCTACATTCTCAGAGACCCAAAAACACTTTTGGGATACCAAGTTTGGCGGCATACGCTCGGCACTGACACCAAGAACGATGTATTGGTCTATGAAGAAAAAGATAACCAATACTACATGGGGCTTTACAAAATGAAGTCGAAAAAGTATATTGCGATAGTCTCAGACCATAATGGAATTGCTTCGGAATACCAACTCTTAGATGCCAACAACCCAACCCGTGCCTGCCAAACCTTCTTGCCTCGTGAGCGAGGACACGAATATGCAATTGAGCATTTTGAAGATAAATTCTATGTTCGAACGAACCTCAATCATGCTTTAAATTTTAAATTAATGGAGGTCAGTGAAGATAAAACCGCTGATTTGACTTCTTGGAAGACTGTCATTGAGCATCGTCCCGAAGTATACCTCGAAAGTATGGAGGTGTTTAAAAACCATTTGGTTATACAAGAAATCTTTCAAGGTTTGAGTCAAATTCGAATTATTAACCAACAGACTAAAGAAGAGCATTTCTTAAACTTTGGTGAACCAACATACGATGCAAACATTGGTTTAAATCCATCTTTCAATACAAGTGTTCTGCGTTTTAGCTATACCTCGCTCACAACGCCCAACTCAACATTTGATTATGATATGGAGACACGTGTAAAAGAGCTAAAAAAACAGCAGACGGTTTTGGGTGGTTTTGATAAAGAAAATTATGTTTCGGAAAGAGTTTTTGTCACCGCCCGCGACGGTGCAAATGTGCCAGTATCAATCGTTTACAGAAAAGATACGAAACTCGATGGTACAGCCCCATTACTGCAATATGCCTATGGCTCTTACGGAATGTCAACTGAAGCTGCTTTTGGTTCGAGTCGCCTGAGCTTACTCAATCGTGGTTTTGTGTATGCAATCGCTCACATACGTGGTGGACAAGAAATGGGTAGAGAATGGTACGAAAATGGCAAGATGTTTAAAAAAATTAATACTTTCTACGATTTTATTGATTGTTCAGAATTTCTAATAGCAAATAAATATTGCAGTCCAGAAAAGCTTTTCGCCTTAGGTGGAAGTGCTGGCGGCTTATTGATGGGTGCCATCATTAACCTTCGTCCAGACCTTTACCGTGGGGTTGTCGCTTCTGTTCCCTTTGTTGATGTGGTAACCACCATGCTCGATGATACTATTCCGTTAACCACTGGTGAGTATGAAGAATGGGGTAATCCAAACAACAAAGATTCATACGAATATATGCTTTCTTATTCACCCTACGATAATGTGGAAGCCAAGGAATATCCTAACCTTTTAGTAACAACGGGCTTACACGATTCTCAGGTTCAATACTTCGAGCCAGCTAAATGGGTGGCTAAACTTCGCTCCACAAAAACAGATAATAATTTGTTATTAATGCATATAAATATGGCGGCCGGGCACGGCGGAGCATCGGGTAGATTTGCCACTTTAAGAGAGGTTGCAATGGAATATGCCTTTCTCATAGACTTGGCTGGTATTGTAGAATAA
- a CDS encoding M20/M25/M40 family metallo-hydrolase: MKKQHFVLIFVVIVAALSSFRVKRDSLEDVFIKINQDVLYRGRAYETLGEATSTIGHRLTGSTNGKKAEEYAYKLLKAYGFVDVKYLPFEVESWARDTVSLAIVPKGSDNFRDVPVVALAHSPVSSHLQGAIVDCGDGIESDFEKVKEQVKGKIALFNINIQSPDNKGKKNLHRSEKTALAIKYGAAGVIIANAVDGGVLLTGTASVTGDLIPIPAVCVSVETGKAIRKWMGEEPNLLAVIDMRNFSRPIRARNVIATLPGSSKKMKKEKIVIGGHLDSWDLATGAMDNGIGSFSVLDIARVFQSLNLRPKRTIEFVMFMGEEQGLLGSKAMVKKYKDEGKLDQVQLMVNLDMVNNAKGFNAMGRPELRKFFDEIGKKIKDIDSTYSNVNPNSAGLHSDHQPFMIQGVPVCSPSGSFPVKAYNCYHANCDRFDLIDKKQISNNVRFTAMMLYALAEADELPVKKMNDQETKEFLIKQNLKNELIIGKDWRWEQ; this comes from the coding sequence ATGAAAAAACAGCATTTTGTTTTAATATTCGTAGTCATTGTTGCTGCTCTTTCTTCGTTCAGAGTAAAGCGAGATAGTCTTGAAGATGTTTTTATTAAAATCAATCAAGATGTGCTTTATAGAGGACGTGCGTATGAAACGCTCGGAGAGGCCACTTCAACTATCGGGCATCGACTTACAGGTAGTACGAATGGCAAAAAAGCCGAAGAATATGCTTACAAATTATTGAAAGCATACGGCTTTGTTGATGTAAAATATTTGCCATTTGAGGTAGAATCTTGGGCAAGAGATACGGTAAGCTTAGCAATCGTACCTAAAGGGAGTGATAACTTCAGAGATGTTCCAGTTGTGGCATTGGCCCATTCGCCAGTTTCTTCGCACCTACAAGGAGCAATCGTTGATTGTGGCGATGGTATCGAATCTGACTTCGAGAAAGTTAAAGAACAAGTAAAAGGAAAAATTGCTTTGTTTAATATTAACATTCAATCGCCTGATAATAAGGGCAAAAAGAACCTTCACCGCTCTGAGAAAACCGCTTTAGCTATTAAATACGGAGCCGCTGGTGTTATCATTGCCAATGCCGTTGACGGTGGTGTTTTACTCACAGGAACAGCCTCTGTTACGGGCGATTTAATTCCAATTCCTGCAGTTTGTGTATCGGTTGAAACAGGAAAAGCTATTCGCAAATGGATGGGTGAAGAACCAAATCTTTTAGCTGTGATTGATATGAGAAATTTCAGCCGACCAATTAGAGCTAGAAATGTGATAGCAACTTTACCGGGTAGTTCAAAAAAAATGAAAAAAGAGAAAATCGTTATTGGTGGACACCTAGACTCTTGGGATTTGGCAACTGGTGCGATGGATAACGGAATTGGCTCGTTTTCTGTCTTGGATATTGCTCGTGTATTTCAATCATTGAATTTACGTCCAAAAAGAACTATTGAGTTTGTGATGTTTATGGGCGAAGAACAAGGTTTACTAGGCTCGAAAGCAATGGTAAAAAAGTACAAAGATGAAGGTAAGCTCGACCAAGTACAACTAATGGTAAACCTTGATATGGTGAATAATGCCAAAGGTTTCAATGCGATGGGTCGCCCAGAATTACGAAAATTCTTTGATGAAATAGGTAAGAAAATCAAAGACATAGACTCAACGTATTCGAATGTAAACCCTAACTCAGCAGGCTTACACTCTGACCATCAGCCATTTATGATTCAAGGAGTTCCTGTTTGTTCGCCATCAGGTAGTTTTCCTGTAAAAGCTTATAATTGCTATCATGCCAATTGCGACCGCTTCGATTTGATTGATAAAAAGCAAATCAGCAATAATGTACGCTTCACGGCCATGATGCTTTATGCCCTAGCAGAAGCCGATGAGCTTCCTGTAAAGAAAATGAATGACCAAGAAACCAAAGAGTTTTTGATTAAACAAAATCTTAAAAACGAGTTGATTATTGGAAAAGACTGGCGTTGGGAGCAGTAA
- a CDS encoding YifB family Mg chelatase-like AAA ATPase — protein sequence MLSKTFGAAVYGVDATLITVEVSVVQGTGMAIVGLPDGAVKESQQRVDAALKNCNYQISRQKTVINLAPADIRKEGSAYDLPMALGLLAVSGQIKTTKNLEDYVILGELALDGTLRPIKGVLPIAIEARKNKLKGFILPAENAMEASIVNSLDVIPVESLTEAIDFLTGRKEIEPLVTDTRDIFFNSINEYDADFSHVQGQENIKRAMEIAAAGGHNVIMIGPPGAGKTMLAKRIPSILPPLTLHEALETTKIHSVAGKLGTKATLIARRPFRSPHHSISDAALVGGGSFPQPGEISLAHNGVLFLDELPEFKRTVLEVMRQPLEERKVVISRTRQAVDFPANFMLIASMNPCPCGYYNHPEKDCSCPPGTVGKYLNKISGPLLDRIDLHVEVTPVSFDQIASTRKNETSAEIRERVVKAREIQTQRFENYPEIHSNAMMPPEMVKVICDIGDAGKALLKKAMERLGLSARAYDRILKVSRTIADLAGSEEIRIEHLAEAIQYRSLDRENWAG from the coding sequence ATGCTGTCTAAAACCTTCGGGGCTGCTGTTTATGGTGTCGATGCAACTTTAATTACTGTCGAAGTAAGTGTCGTACAAGGAACTGGAATGGCCATTGTTGGCTTACCAGATGGAGCGGTAAAAGAAAGTCAACAACGAGTTGATGCTGCCCTCAAAAACTGTAATTATCAAATTTCTCGTCAAAAAACAGTTATTAACCTCGCCCCTGCTGATATTCGAAAAGAAGGCTCTGCCTATGATTTGCCAATGGCTTTGGGTTTACTTGCGGTATCTGGACAAATAAAAACAACTAAGAACTTAGAAGATTACGTTATTTTAGGCGAATTAGCTTTAGATGGAACCCTTCGCCCTATCAAAGGAGTTTTGCCGATTGCCATTGAAGCTCGAAAAAACAAGCTGAAAGGCTTTATTCTTCCCGCTGAAAATGCCATGGAAGCTTCAATTGTGAATTCATTAGATGTTATTCCTGTCGAATCACTCACCGAAGCCATTGATTTTCTAACAGGAAGAAAAGAAATTGAGCCACTCGTGACCGATACCCGCGATATTTTCTTTAATTCCATCAATGAATACGATGCTGATTTTTCGCACGTGCAAGGACAAGAAAATATTAAACGTGCCATGGAAATTGCGGCCGCTGGCGGGCACAATGTGATTATGATTGGCCCTCCGGGAGCAGGGAAAACAATGCTTGCCAAACGAATTCCTTCGATTTTGCCACCATTAACACTTCATGAAGCACTCGAAACCACCAAAATTCACTCGGTGGCAGGAAAGTTGGGAACAAAAGCCACGCTCATTGCTCGACGACCGTTTCGTTCGCCACATCACTCTATTTCTGATGCTGCCCTGGTTGGCGGAGGAAGTTTTCCCCAACCTGGTGAAATTTCATTGGCTCATAATGGTGTATTATTTCTTGATGAGCTTCCCGAATTTAAACGCACGGTTTTAGAAGTAATGCGTCAGCCATTGGAAGAGCGAAAAGTAGTTATTTCTCGCACACGGCAAGCAGTTGATTTTCCAGCCAATTTTATGCTCATTGCCAGTATGAACCCTTGCCCATGTGGTTATTACAATCATCCTGAAAAAGATTGTTCTTGTCCACCAGGAACTGTAGGCAAATACCTAAATAAAATTTCTGGGCCCCTTTTAGATAGAATTGACTTACACGTAGAAGTGACCCCCGTAAGTTTCGACCAAATTGCCTCTACTCGCAAAAATGAAACTTCAGCCGAAATTCGTGAGCGTGTAGTAAAAGCCAGAGAAATTCAAACTCAACGTTTTGAGAATTACCCCGAAATACACTCCAACGCTATGATGCCACCCGAAATGGTGAAAGTAATCTGTGATATTGGCGATGCAGGAAAAGCATTACTCAAAAAAGCAATGGAACGCCTCGGTCTTTCAGCACGTGCCTATGATCGTATTCTAAAGGTAAGTCGAACAATTGCCGATTTGGCAGGTTCAGAGGAAATCAGAATTGAGCATTTGGCTGAAGCCATCCAATACCGTAGTTTGGATAGAGAAAATTGGGCAGGGTGA